In the genome of Leptospira sanjuanensis, one region contains:
- a CDS encoding SpoIIE family protein phosphatase, producing MKKSLRLQIIVIYTILTVVNLTFVAVMIFENQTDLLISNFTLESDRVAREILKKVESFGNINFEDATQTDEFQSKLLSIGLTNFSVIAADDASLEKTHTLLSNGVTASVADLKTKLKNMTNAKAALNTSYDIELDTDHFIVNLIFYLNPKTFLISQIKMREMVDRLRSLYIQLGLLLVWGFAFHILFGIFLYRKIFVRLFLLKEVSETMATGNLNARISWNVSAQDELDALGNTFNGMAEQISSQFDSLRLKNTQIQTELEIGKNVQECFLPEKRKNFNLIDAEIVYQPMREVSGDIYDIIEINDTRTAFFLADATGHGVSAALITSIIHYNVENIMKETVNPAFIFNRLSDNLFETLQGTFFATGIFILFEKEGGYAYFCSAGHNPIYYYRKAQNKIVVLNSTGFVLGIGIPDDYNVLKIKTSPGDKILVYTDGVLDATNETNEPFGDDRLIEAFQKYATLPTGELTEKLRGEIHSYANVFPDDVTFGILEITE from the coding sequence ATGAAAAAATCCCTTCGCTTGCAGATTATCGTTATTTATACGATCTTAACGGTCGTCAATCTTACGTTTGTAGCGGTCATGATTTTTGAAAACCAAACCGATCTTTTGATCTCCAATTTCACGCTCGAATCCGATCGAGTCGCGCGCGAAATTCTAAAGAAGGTGGAATCCTTCGGCAATATCAACTTTGAAGACGCGACCCAAACCGACGAGTTTCAATCCAAATTGCTCAGCATCGGACTTACGAACTTTTCCGTAATCGCCGCAGACGACGCTTCTTTAGAAAAAACGCATACTCTCCTTTCCAACGGAGTTACGGCGTCCGTAGCGGATCTCAAAACGAAACTCAAAAACATGACCAACGCCAAAGCGGCGTTGAATACTTCCTATGATATCGAACTCGATACCGATCATTTTATCGTAAATCTGATCTTTTATCTGAATCCGAAAACGTTTCTGATTTCTCAAATTAAGATGAGGGAGATGGTCGATCGTCTACGTTCTCTTTACATCCAGCTCGGTTTGTTGCTGGTTTGGGGATTTGCCTTTCATATCCTTTTCGGAATTTTTCTCTACCGCAAGATTTTCGTGCGCCTGTTTCTTTTAAAAGAAGTCAGCGAAACGATGGCAACGGGAAATCTCAACGCGAGAATTTCCTGGAACGTCTCCGCGCAAGACGAATTGGACGCGTTAGGAAACACGTTTAACGGAATGGCGGAACAGATTTCCTCTCAATTCGATTCTCTTCGATTGAAGAACACGCAGATTCAAACCGAATTGGAAATCGGAAAGAACGTTCAGGAATGTTTTCTTCCCGAAAAACGGAAGAATTTCAATCTGATCGACGCCGAAATCGTCTATCAACCCATGAGGGAAGTCAGCGGCGACATCTACGACATCATCGAAATCAACGATACAAGAACGGCCTTCTTTTTGGCGGACGCAACGGGACACGGAGTTTCGGCGGCGTTGATCACTTCGATCATCCACTACAACGTGGAAAACATCATGAAGGAAACCGTCAATCCCGCGTTTATCTTCAACCGTCTCAGCGACAATCTGTTTGAGACGTTGCAAGGGACGTTCTTTGCGACGGGAATCTTCATTCTTTTTGAAAAGGAAGGAGGTTACGCCTACTTCTGCAGCGCGGGCCACAACCCGATTTATTACTACCGCAAGGCGCAGAATAAGATCGTCGTTCTCAATTCCACCGGGTTCGTACTCGGAATCGGAATCCCGGACGACTACAACGTGTTGAAAATCAAAACGTCTCCTGGCGATAAGATTCTCGTTTATACGGACGGTGTTTTGGACGCGACCAACGAAACCAACGAACCCTTCGGAGACGATCGTTTGATCGAGGCGTTTCAAAAATACGCGACGCTTCCTACCGGAGAATTAACCGAAAAGCTTAGAGGAGAAATTCATTCCTACGCGAATGTTTTTCCGGACGACGTAACGTTCGGAATCTTAGAGATCACCGAATGA
- a CDS encoding tetratricopeptide repeat protein yields the protein MKKSVFIAILGFLLIVFFGLVVLDTKLYELKVTLEKRKLFNFSFSSEILRSKFESILSNRDNIQAEMNLNNLQSSLIESNHLESFSVGVLQSFGSVLINAVRFVTGKPPIDFEINSSKIRALEHAFSLERNQGYKEAYQAYGETLGDFAKGTDESGFILLHQGFCLAVQGEFDHALKDLESVLENNPGTVFANDAEILIAILQKSKQSAQEIEENFDSPESRARAFFAKGNYAKVLEEFAKAKMDSAEMRYIRAYSLEKTGNQSAAITEYAKLAFSDTDKEIAIKANRRLLMLGYYYNAGSEIARISDKNAERLGDKSEAAEIKASSEKLKPTPSLEDSFKSFRESAKVDDKKNLLSSELQDIVSKSDAFLKKAEEEAKADARNFIAVQVADSVPVYGDKIVIDGDQTKLYSAHFPVTIPTYTIDSIALMRTPVKAQHKLLFVRNSQKTPFLKAIFEDDQSITLIEKKSKKKISLSEPIQIELSK from the coding sequence ATGAAAAAAAGTGTGTTCATCGCTATTTTAGGATTTCTATTGATCGTCTTTTTCGGTCTTGTCGTACTCGACACAAAACTCTACGAACTCAAAGTCACTCTCGAAAAGAGAAAACTCTTCAACTTCTCCTTTTCGAGCGAAATTCTCCGGTCCAAATTCGAAAGTATTCTTTCCAACCGGGACAATATCCAAGCGGAGATGAATCTCAACAATCTCCAGAGTTCCCTGATCGAAAGCAATCATCTCGAATCGTTCAGCGTCGGGGTTTTACAGAGTTTCGGTTCGGTTTTGATCAACGCGGTCCGTTTCGTAACTGGCAAACCTCCCATCGATTTCGAAATCAATTCCTCCAAAATCCGCGCCTTGGAACACGCATTCAGTCTGGAACGGAACCAAGGTTATAAGGAAGCCTACCAAGCCTACGGAGAAACGTTAGGCGACTTCGCAAAAGGAACGGACGAAAGCGGGTTCATTCTTCTTCATCAAGGATTTTGTCTCGCGGTTCAAGGAGAATTCGATCACGCTCTCAAGGATTTGGAAAGCGTTCTGGAAAACAATCCGGGAACCGTCTTCGCAAACGACGCGGAAATTCTCATCGCGATCCTGCAAAAATCGAAACAAAGCGCCCAAGAGATCGAGGAGAATTTCGACAGTCCCGAATCCAGAGCCAGAGCCTTTTTTGCAAAGGGAAACTACGCCAAGGTTTTGGAAGAATTCGCCAAAGCGAAGATGGATTCCGCCGAGATGCGCTACATCCGCGCCTATTCTCTGGAAAAGACCGGAAATCAGAGCGCCGCGATCACGGAATACGCAAAACTCGCCTTTTCCGATACGGATAAGGAAATCGCGATCAAAGCCAATCGAAGACTTCTGATGCTCGGATATTACTACAACGCCGGCAGCGAGATCGCGAGAATCTCCGATAAAAACGCGGAACGTCTCGGTGATAAGAGCGAAGCAGCGGAAATCAAAGCCTCTTCCGAAAAACTAAAACCCACTCCCAGCTTGGAGGACAGTTTCAAAAGTTTTCGGGAATCCGCCAAGGTCGACGACAAGAAAAATCTTCTCAGTTCCGAACTGCAGGATATCGTCTCTAAGTCGGACGCGTTCTTAAAAAAAGCGGAAGAAGAAGCGAAAGCCGACGCACGGAACTTTATCGCGGTGCAAGTCGCGGATTCCGTTCCCGTATACGGCGATAAGATCGTAATCGACGGAGATCAGACAAAACTCTACTCCGCTCACTTCCCCGTTACGATACCGACCTACACGATCGATTCCATCGCGTTGATGAGAACTCCCGTGAAAGCGCAGCACAAACTTTTATTCGTTCGGAATTCGCAGAAAACCCCGTTTTTAAAAGCGATCTTCGAGGACGACCAATCGATCACCTTAATCGAAAAAAAATCCAAAAAGAAAATCAGCCTGAGCGAGCCGATACAAATCGAGTTATCCAAATGA